A genome region from Streptomyces sp. NBC_01296 includes the following:
- a CDS encoding DNA polymerase Y family protein, with translation MTPAGGVLHVRCAPALTEEGYREVLELLREFSPTVQALPPRAALVHVRGARRYFGADACRIAELVRLRAVARLGTDVRIGVAGTWAVAATASARVPGPGGVLAVPEGAVDAFLGPLPVEALHGIGPKQAEALRGYGLHTVGAVAAVSPGTVERILGQRAGRLAAERARGIDPRPVTPKDLPASAAVRSGFTRHELDGPHARAVLLGLVVRLGAVLRGRRQAARSLSLTLQFAGGTRWERTRRLTEASAHDEDLRAAAYRLLDAAGLQRARLTGMVLRAEDLTGAERVSRQISLDPVREARLTVEAAIDRANARFGPGTVRPAATFHKAA, from the coding sequence TCCCCGACGGTGCAGGCCCTGCCGCCCCGGGCGGCGCTGGTGCACGTACGCGGCGCGCGGCGGTACTTCGGCGCGGACGCCTGCCGTATCGCCGAGCTGGTACGGCTGCGCGCGGTCGCCCGGCTGGGCACGGACGTACGGATCGGGGTCGCCGGGACCTGGGCGGTGGCGGCGACGGCCTCCGCCCGGGTGCCCGGGCCCGGCGGCGTCCTGGCCGTGCCCGAGGGCGCGGTGGACGCCTTCCTCGGGCCGCTGCCGGTGGAGGCCCTGCACGGCATCGGCCCCAAGCAGGCGGAGGCGCTGCGCGGGTACGGACTGCACACGGTCGGCGCGGTCGCGGCCGTCTCCCCGGGCACCGTCGAACGGATCCTGGGGCAGCGGGCGGGCCGGCTGGCCGCGGAGCGCGCCCGCGGGATCGACCCGCGCCCCGTCACCCCGAAGGACCTGCCCGCCTCGGCCGCCGTCCGCAGCGGCTTCACCCGGCACGAGCTGGACGGCCCGCACGCCCGGGCCGTGCTCCTCGGCCTGGTGGTCCGGCTGGGCGCGGTGCTGCGGGGCCGCCGCCAGGCCGCCCGGTCCCTGTCGCTGACCCTGCAGTTCGCCGGCGGCACCCGCTGGGAGCGGACCCGCCGGCTCACGGAGGCGTCCGCGCACGACGAGGACCTGCGGGCGGCGGCGTACCGCCTGCTGGACGCGGCCGGGCTGCAACGGGCCCGGCTGACCGGCATGGTGCTGCGCGCCGAGGACCTCACGGGCGCCGAGCGGGTGTCCCGGCAGATCTCGCTGGACCCGGTCCGCGAGGCCCGCCTGACGGTGGAGGCGGCGATCGACCGCGCGAACGCCCGCTTCGGCCCGGGCACGGTCCGCCCGGCCGCCACCTTCCACAAGGCCGCCTAA